In a single window of the Streptomyces sp. HUAS ZL42 genome:
- a CDS encoding LuxR C-terminal-related transcriptional regulator translates to MTIFERDAKTLELPWPFTGREEELELVRRSSAAGRTGIVVTGPAGCGKTRLVTEAVRGTDCARAAGTPETRHIPFAAFTHLLPEPVSLHRAVQLLCGVRLLLVDDAHLLDDASAALVHQLAVHGRTRLIVVATDGTPAPGAVSRLWTGELLPRLVLEPLPHEETARLLSGIEPLTVNRLHRLCEGDLRLLRELLGAVRERLTRVPDADTWAWRGPVPLTATVRERTAPVLDRIDADERETLDRLAFAEPLPLDIDTLDLRILERLESDGLIRTDDHGTVRLTHPLHGPALRAAAGRLRARRLAGTPDDRALALKAEQAVLENRVERDDVRLPATWVGEWLAEQGAPVPAGYAAVRARFARLRGELREAAAWAREGLRNTPGDDSCRVELALSTAQLGEMPTAHGDPSGAAVWLAAARGDLEGALAAVDEDSAYDAVRLGAAELAVDRLPADGVFARHADALARGDGPALDRAARALEERGFLLFAAEAHAQAVRAHRDPSAARTSRTRAVALARRCQGARTPALSGLVLGELTARQRQTVTLAAAGLSNRQIAERLTLSIRTVGNHLYSAYTRLGASNRGELTWLMEEPPRYRSA, encoded by the coding sequence GTGACGATTTTCGAACGGGACGCGAAGACACTCGAGCTGCCCTGGCCCTTCACCGGCCGGGAGGAGGAACTGGAGCTGGTCCGCCGGTCCTCGGCCGCGGGCCGCACCGGCATCGTGGTGACCGGACCCGCGGGTTGCGGCAAGACCCGGCTCGTCACCGAGGCGGTCCGCGGGACCGACTGCGCCCGGGCCGCCGGGACGCCCGAGACCCGCCACATCCCGTTCGCCGCGTTCACCCACCTGCTGCCCGAGCCGGTCTCCCTGCACCGCGCGGTCCAACTGCTCTGCGGGGTCAGGCTGTTGCTGGTCGACGACGCCCACCTCCTCGACGACGCCTCCGCCGCCCTGGTCCACCAGCTCGCCGTGCACGGCCGCACCCGGCTGATCGTCGTCGCGACGGACGGCACCCCGGCGCCCGGCGCGGTGTCCCGGCTGTGGACCGGCGAGCTGCTGCCGCGTCTCGTCCTCGAACCGCTGCCCCACGAGGAGACGGCACGACTGCTGTCCGGCATCGAACCCCTCACCGTCAACCGCCTGCACCGTCTGTGCGAGGGCGACCTGAGGCTGCTGCGCGAGCTGCTGGGCGCGGTGCGCGAGCGGCTCACCCGCGTCCCGGACGCGGACACGTGGGCGTGGCGGGGCCCGGTGCCGCTCACCGCGACCGTACGGGAGCGCACCGCGCCGGTCCTCGACCGCATCGACGCCGACGAGCGGGAGACCCTCGACCGCCTCGCCTTCGCCGAACCCCTCCCGCTGGACATCGACACGCTCGACCTGCGCATCCTCGAACGCCTCGAAAGCGACGGCCTGATCCGCACCGACGACCACGGCACCGTCCGCCTCACCCACCCCCTGCACGGCCCGGCGCTGCGGGCCGCGGCCGGAAGGCTGCGGGCAAGGCGGCTCGCCGGCACACCGGACGACCGCGCCCTGGCCCTCAAGGCCGAGCAGGCGGTCCTGGAGAACCGCGTCGAGCGGGACGACGTCCGCCTGCCGGCGACCTGGGTGGGGGAGTGGCTCGCGGAGCAGGGCGCACCGGTGCCGGCCGGATACGCGGCCGTGCGCGCGCGGTTCGCGCGTCTGCGGGGCGAGCTGCGGGAGGCGGCGGCGTGGGCGCGGGAGGGACTGCGCAACACCCCGGGCGACGATTCCTGCCGCGTCGAACTCGCCTTGAGCACAGCCCAGTTGGGCGAGATGCCCACCGCCCACGGGGACCCGTCCGGCGCCGCCGTCTGGCTTGCCGCAGCGCGGGGCGACCTCGAGGGAGCGCTGGCGGCGGTCGACGAGGACAGCGCGTACGACGCCGTACGCCTGGGCGCTGCCGAGCTCGCCGTGGACCGGCTTCCGGCCGACGGCGTGTTCGCCCGGCACGCCGACGCGCTCGCCCGCGGTGACGGGCCCGCCCTGGACCGGGCGGCACGGGCCCTGGAGGAGCGCGGCTTCCTGCTCTTCGCGGCCGAGGCGCACGCCCAGGCCGTACGGGCCCACCGCGACCCGAGCGCCGCCCGCACCTCACGCACGCGTGCCGTGGCCCTCGCCCGCCGCTGCCAGGGCGCCCGCACCCCGGCCCTCTCCGGCCTGGTCCTGGGCGAACTCACCGCCCGCCAGCGGCAGACCGTCACCCTCGCGGCCGCCGGCCTGAGCAACCGGCAGATCGCGGAACGCCTCACCCTGTCGATCCGCACCGTCGGCAACCACCTGTACAGCGCCTACACCCGCCTCGGGGCGAGCAACCGGGGCGAGCTGACCTGGCTGATGGAGGAGCCGCCGCGGTACCGGTCGGCCTGA
- a CDS encoding LuxR C-terminal-related transcriptional regulator — MDGTDASGPGSVPSRVDPLGDPFLRTRFALPTRPATFLRRERLVGHLDQALLTPLTMVNGAAGAGKTLLVADWAAGLRQPVAWLTADEADQRPGMFWAYVLEALRVAGVPAPDEVGCPADAGRVDRTLLTRLAADLSGRDPCVVVVLDEYDRVAAPVIAEQLEFVLHHAGQGMRLILVTRTEPLLPLHRYRAAGEMTEIRGAELAFTPQEAVTLLGLHGLRLPVHAAGALVDRTRGWAAGLRLCALAAQESPDPETYLKEFEADHSTVADFLLAEVLKRQSAETQDLLLRVSVLDRFCPDLANALTHRTDAEPILAGLHRENAFVEHLGHSWYRLHPLFGEILRAHLRVRLPGLEPRLHRWAAQWSRRGGSLSATLAHGAAAGDWEFTAGALVDDLAIGQLFAGLRCDDLAELFAGMDAEATSPATDVVRAARDLAHGDIDRGLTHLRRAEEGLAGDVPDRAAARLSCALLEALAARLTGSPARAEKAADAAETLRHDVPAALLDEHPELTALLLTHVGSTRLWAGRFPDARSALSTVAGGANETATALPRAESLGHLALIDYLHGWPRRAERKVLAAAAGPERSGPPRPVGPGIGRLVLAAVAVDRDELADAEDLLAEAGGTGHEGPDPVTAAARALATSRLLLARGDPRAALEATQPYVSTDEASPWATAHAALVASAAHLAEGRPDRAADVLRQVPHDQPACSVEAARVELVTGNPGAALDRLDGIRTEGGRMGPAVVVRAALVRAQAADGAGDTAAARSLVARALREARHERLRRPFLEAGPWIRPLLAEAAPQRPTAVRPARGPSRGAGQSRHEEQPPSPVVEALSDREREVLRRVAQMMSTEEVAADLYVSVNTVKTHLKGAYRKLAVNRRSDAVRRARELRLL, encoded by the coding sequence ATGGATGGGACGGACGCGAGCGGCCCGGGATCGGTCCCCTCCCGTGTCGATCCCCTGGGAGACCCGTTTCTGCGCACCCGGTTCGCTCTACCGACGAGACCCGCCACCTTTCTGCGGCGTGAGCGCCTGGTCGGGCATCTCGACCAGGCCCTGCTGACCCCGCTGACCATGGTCAACGGCGCGGCCGGCGCGGGCAAGACCCTGCTCGTCGCCGACTGGGCGGCCGGCCTGCGGCAGCCGGTCGCCTGGCTCACCGCCGACGAGGCGGACCAGCGCCCCGGAATGTTCTGGGCGTATGTGCTGGAGGCGCTGCGCGTCGCCGGGGTACCGGCCCCCGACGAGGTGGGCTGTCCCGCGGACGCCGGCCGGGTGGACCGGACGCTGCTCACCCGGCTCGCCGCCGATCTGAGCGGCCGCGACCCGTGCGTGGTCGTCGTGCTCGACGAGTACGACCGGGTGGCCGCCCCGGTGATCGCGGAGCAGCTGGAGTTCGTCCTGCACCACGCAGGGCAGGGTATGCGGCTGATCCTCGTCACCCGGACCGAGCCGCTGCTGCCGTTGCACCGCTACCGGGCGGCCGGCGAGATGACGGAGATCCGGGGTGCGGAACTGGCCTTCACGCCGCAGGAGGCGGTCACCCTGCTGGGGCTCCACGGCCTGCGCCTTCCCGTGCACGCCGCGGGCGCCCTCGTGGACCGCACCCGCGGATGGGCGGCGGGCCTGCGACTGTGTGCCCTGGCAGCGCAGGAGAGCCCGGATCCGGAGACGTACCTGAAGGAGTTCGAGGCCGACCACAGTACGGTGGCCGACTTTCTGCTGGCCGAGGTGCTCAAGCGGCAGAGCGCCGAGACACAGGACCTGCTGCTGCGCGTGAGCGTTCTGGACCGCTTCTGCCCCGATCTGGCGAACGCGCTGACGCACCGGACGGACGCCGAGCCCATCCTGGCCGGGCTGCACCGCGAGAACGCGTTCGTCGAGCACCTCGGGCACTCGTGGTACCGGCTCCACCCTCTGTTCGGGGAGATCCTCCGGGCCCATCTGCGGGTGCGCCTTCCCGGCCTGGAACCCCGGTTGCACCGGTGGGCCGCGCAGTGGTCGCGGCGCGGTGGAAGCCTCTCGGCGACGCTCGCCCACGGCGCCGCGGCGGGTGACTGGGAGTTCACCGCCGGCGCCCTCGTCGACGACCTGGCGATCGGACAGCTCTTCGCGGGCCTGCGCTGCGACGACCTGGCGGAGCTGTTCGCCGGTATGGACGCCGAGGCCACGAGCCCCGCGACGGACGTCGTCCGGGCGGCCCGCGACCTGGCCCACGGCGACATCGACCGCGGCCTGACCCATCTGCGTCGTGCCGAGGAAGGGCTCGCCGGTGACGTACCCGACCGGGCGGCCGCCAGGCTGAGCTGTGCGCTGCTGGAAGCCCTGGCGGCCCGGCTGACCGGTTCTCCCGCGCGGGCGGAGAAGGCGGCGGACGCGGCCGAGACGCTGCGGCACGACGTCCCGGCCGCCCTCCTGGACGAGCACCCCGAACTCACCGCGCTCCTGCTGACGCACGTGGGCTCGACACGCCTGTGGGCCGGGCGCTTCCCCGACGCGCGCTCCGCCCTGTCCACGGTGGCCGGCGGCGCGAACGAAACCGCCACGGCATTGCCGCGAGCGGAGTCCCTGGGCCACCTGGCCCTGATCGACTATCTGCACGGCTGGCCCCGCCGCGCCGAGCGCAAGGTGCTGGCCGCCGCCGCGGGGCCGGAGCGGTCCGGCCCGCCCCGGCCGGTCGGTCCGGGCATCGGGCGGCTGGTCCTGGCGGCGGTGGCCGTGGACCGCGACGAACTGGCCGATGCCGAAGACCTCCTCGCCGAGGCGGGCGGGACCGGTCACGAGGGCCCGGACCCGGTGACGGCGGCGGCCCGCGCCCTCGCCACCTCTCGCCTGCTGCTGGCCAGGGGCGACCCGCGTGCCGCCCTGGAGGCCACGCAGCCGTACGTCTCCACCGATGAGGCCTCCCCCTGGGCGACAGCTCATGCCGCTCTCGTGGCCTCCGCCGCCCACCTGGCCGAGGGCCGCCCCGACAGGGCCGCCGACGTGCTGCGCCAGGTGCCCCACGACCAGCCGGCCTGCTCCGTGGAAGCCGCCCGGGTCGAGCTCGTGACGGGGAATCCCGGCGCGGCGCTCGACCGGCTCGACGGCATCCGCACCGAGGGCGGCCGGATGGGCCCGGCGGTGGTCGTCCGGGCCGCGCTGGTGCGGGCGCAGGCCGCGGACGGGGCGGGCGACACCGCGGCCGCCCGCTCGCTGGTCGCCCGGGCGCTCCGCGAGGCCCGGCATGAGCGGCTGCGGCGGCCGTTCCTCGAGGCCGGTCCATGGATCCGGCCCCTCCTCGCGGAGGCGGCGCCGCAGCGGCCGACCGCGGTCCGGCCGGCGCGCGGTCCGTCTCGGGGAGCAGGGCAGTCCCGCCACGAGGAGCAGCCCCCCTCGCCCGTGGTGGAGGCGCTGAGCGACCGCGAGCGCGAGGTGCTGCGACGGGTGGCCCAGATGATGTCGACGGAAGAGGTCGCCGCCGACCTGTACGTGTCGGTGAACACGGTGAAGACCCACCTCAAGGGCGCCTACCGGAAGCTGGCGGTGAACCGGCGCAGCGACGCGGTGCGCCGGGCACGCGAGCTGCGACTGCTGTGA
- a CDS encoding M12 family metallopeptidase, with amino-acid sequence MTGRYCSLAQQPAPAFAPGLAAERLSALIGGRPMWVNGTVLHYYFFDGDADGSVIPVPGTGATRQVSWAGAKEQRDVVRECFREWQDLGIGLSFAEVGDRSEAELRIGFQLGDGSWSAVGRDALRIGLNERTMNFGWDLTAPGERGTALHEIGHALGMLHEHQSPFAGIHWDDEAVYADLAGPPNFWSRDKTFFNILRKLDPAEVNGSVWDPLSVMEYPFSSGLILEPEQFRGGLNPPGTLSPLDKDFVLRWYPPLDPPRPPALVPFRSAPLRLAPGEQADFVIEPPETREYSVGTFGESDTVVVVFEERDGEPRFLAGQDDGGTPRNATIRARLVKGRRYFVRVRLYSGWGPGETAVMCW; translated from the coding sequence ATGACCGGACGCTACTGCTCCCTCGCGCAGCAGCCGGCCCCCGCGTTCGCACCGGGGCTGGCCGCCGAGCGGCTCAGTGCGCTCATCGGCGGAAGGCCGATGTGGGTCAACGGCACCGTTCTGCACTACTACTTCTTCGACGGCGACGCCGACGGATCCGTGATCCCCGTGCCGGGGACCGGCGCGACCCGCCAGGTGTCGTGGGCCGGCGCCAAGGAGCAGCGGGACGTGGTGCGCGAGTGCTTCCGGGAGTGGCAGGACCTCGGCATCGGCCTGTCCTTCGCCGAGGTGGGTGACCGCTCGGAGGCCGAACTGCGCATAGGGTTCCAGCTCGGCGACGGCTCCTGGTCGGCCGTGGGCCGGGACGCGCTCCGGATCGGCCTGAACGAGCGCACCATGAACTTCGGCTGGGACCTGACCGCGCCCGGGGAGCGCGGGACGGCACTGCACGAGATCGGGCACGCGCTCGGCATGCTGCACGAGCATCAGAGCCCGTTCGCCGGCATCCACTGGGACGACGAGGCCGTGTACGCCGATCTGGCGGGCCCGCCGAACTTCTGGAGCCGCGACAAGACGTTCTTCAACATCCTGCGCAAGCTGGACCCGGCCGAGGTCAACGGCTCGGTGTGGGACCCGTTGTCCGTCATGGAGTACCCCTTCTCGTCGGGGCTGATCCTCGAGCCGGAGCAGTTCCGCGGCGGTCTGAACCCGCCCGGCACGCTCTCGCCCCTCGACAAGGATTTCGTGCTGCGCTGGTATCCGCCGCTCGATCCGCCGCGGCCGCCCGCGCTGGTGCCGTTCCGCTCGGCGCCGCTGCGCCTGGCCCCGGGTGAGCAGGCCGACTTCGTGATCGAGCCGCCGGAGACCCGCGAGTACTCGGTGGGCACGTTCGGCGAGAGCGACACCGTGGTCGTGGTGTTCGAGGAACGGGACGGCGAGCCCCGCTTCCTCGCCGGCCAGGACGACGGCGGCACCCCGCGCAACGCCACGATCAGGGCCCGGCTCGTCAAGGGCCGCCGCTACTTCGTCCGTGTACGCCTGTACTCCGGCTGGGGTCCGGGCGAGACGGCGGTCATGTGCTGGTGA
- a CDS encoding SHOCT domain-containing protein translates to MSAQTYLAYDFPLASAFLTMLWFFLWILWFVLLFRVVVDIFRDDTMSGWGKAGWLVFCIVLPFLGVFVYVVSRGKDMGRREMAQAQAQQQAFDSYVRDTAKGGTSSADELAKLSEIRARGDITDDEYRRAKELVLSGSGASGRPGPDPSGH, encoded by the coding sequence ATGAGCGCGCAGACGTATCTCGCCTACGACTTCCCGCTGGCGAGCGCCTTCCTGACGATGCTGTGGTTCTTCCTGTGGATCCTGTGGTTCGTCCTGCTCTTCCGGGTCGTCGTGGACATCTTCCGTGACGACACCATGAGCGGCTGGGGCAAGGCCGGCTGGCTGGTGTTCTGCATCGTCCTGCCCTTCCTGGGAGTCTTCGTCTACGTCGTCTCCCGCGGGAAGGACATGGGCCGCCGCGAGATGGCGCAGGCGCAGGCGCAGCAGCAGGCCTTCGACAGCTACGTCCGGGACACCGCCAAGGGCGGGACCAGCAGCGCCGACGAACTCGCCAAGCTGTCCGAGATCCGCGCCCGCGGCGACATCACGGACGACGAGTACCGCAGGGCGAAGGAACTGGTACTGAGCGGCTCCGGCGCGTCGGGCCGCCCGGGCCCCGACCCCTCCGGTCACTGA
- a CDS encoding ATP-grasp domain-containing protein: MPDKVPVLVTRIGNYPQHHGGLGVARTLGRLGVPVHAIVEDRFTPLALSRHVTRRIVWPTTGREEPARLTESLLSIGRAIGERCVPVPTDDEAAILLAEHAELLSECFLLPLTPVGLPRLLAGKASLHRLCVEAGVPSPRSRAPTDRDEMVDAGRELGYPLVLKNLEPFSRLRVPAVSGSTTRVRDERELLDRFPRGAPPPVLMQEYIPRQHAEDWITHLYCGPGGVPKVLFTGRKLRSWPPYAGVTTRAVALRNPGLARLAEHLCRRTGYSGVADLDWRYDRRDGRYKLVDFNPRTGAQFRLFENVHHVDVVRALYLDLTGREVPVGPQVEGRVFVVGQLDLPSVVASLRVEGRLPPDLLSERATERAWLCRDDPLPAAVEALRFGGLVTRRLARSARARIGC, translated from the coding sequence GTCACGAGGATCGGCAACTACCCACAGCATCACGGTGGCCTGGGCGTGGCCCGCACGCTCGGGCGGCTGGGTGTGCCGGTCCACGCCATCGTCGAGGACCGCTTCACCCCTCTCGCGCTCTCGCGCCATGTGACGCGCCGGATCGTCTGGCCGACGACCGGGCGGGAGGAACCGGCACGTCTTACGGAGTCCCTGCTGTCGATCGGCCGGGCGATCGGCGAACGGTGCGTGCCGGTACCGACCGACGACGAGGCGGCGATTCTGCTGGCAGAGCACGCGGAACTGCTGTCGGAGTGCTTCTTGCTGCCTCTGACGCCGGTGGGCCTGCCGCGGCTGCTGGCCGGCAAGGCGAGCCTGCACCGGCTCTGTGTGGAGGCCGGCGTGCCCTCGCCGCGCTCGCGGGCGCCGACCGACCGTGACGAGATGGTCGACGCGGGCCGCGAACTCGGCTACCCGCTGGTGCTGAAGAACCTGGAGCCGTTCAGCCGGCTCCGGGTACCGGCCGTGAGCGGCTCCACCACGCGGGTGCGTGACGAACGGGAGCTGCTCGACCGTTTTCCGCGAGGCGCGCCGCCGCCGGTTCTCATGCAGGAGTACATCCCGAGGCAGCATGCGGAGGACTGGATCACGCACCTCTACTGCGGGCCGGGCGGCGTGCCGAAGGTCCTGTTCACCGGCCGGAAGCTGCGCTCTTGGCCGCCGTACGCCGGGGTGACCACCCGGGCCGTGGCGCTGCGCAATCCGGGACTGGCCCGATTGGCGGAGCACCTGTGCCGCCGGACCGGCTACAGCGGCGTGGCGGACCTGGACTGGCGCTACGACCGCCGGGACGGACGGTACAAGCTGGTGGACTTCAACCCGCGTACGGGCGCCCAGTTCCGCCTCTTCGAGAACGTGCACCACGTCGACGTCGTGCGCGCCCTGTACCTGGACCTGACCGGCCGGGAGGTGCCCGTCGGGCCTCAGGTCGAGGGGCGAGTCTTCGTCGTCGGCCAACTGGACCTTCCGTCGGTGGTGGCCTCGCTGCGCGTGGAGGGCCGGCTTCCGCCGGATCTCCTGAGCGAGCGCGCGACCGAACGTGCCTGGCTGTGCCGGGACGACCCGCTGCCGGCCGCGGTCGAGGCGCTCCGGTTCGGCGGGCTCGTGACCCGCCGCCTGGCGCGGTCGGCGCGCGCACGCATCGGCTGCTGA
- a CDS encoding MFS transporter: MTHWRALIVLGTAQFLMVLDTSVMNVSISQLVEDFDTEVTAIQAVITLYALVMAAFMIIGGRLGDMWGRRRLFFLGLVVYGTGSALTAAAPTLWVLALGWSVIEGLGAAMVLPAMAALVAESYRGRDRAVAYGVIGGLAGAGIAVGPLLGGWVTTYLTWRLVFLGEVVVVVVVLFFHRVIKESARTGPRLRLDGVGAVLSAAGLGLGVLGVLQSGTWGWVQPRNPPFTVLGFAPTLFVVGAGVAVLAVFVHWERRREAHGVDPLVHLSLMRKPALRSGLMTLVSQNLILLGLFFTIPLYLQVVQGFDAFETGLRLLPVSITMLLASTVASRVGRLAGPRRVVRLALATLAAAVVWLLATIDPVIDDAQFAGAMALLGVGMGLLASQLGNVVQSSVDEEERSEAGGLQFTAQNLGSALGTALIGSLLVGALAHAFTTQVEEDPRLSEEARAQTGVALEAGITFVPTDQVRSAAERAGLPPSDVDALADSYASAQLDGLKAAILAAGGITLASFLVTPHLPTGRASRSEHPDADEPAETPGSSR, encoded by the coding sequence GTGACGCACTGGCGGGCACTGATCGTGCTGGGGACGGCCCAGTTCCTGATGGTCCTGGACACGTCCGTCATGAACGTCTCCATCAGTCAACTGGTCGAGGACTTCGACACCGAGGTCACCGCCATCCAGGCCGTCATCACGCTCTACGCGCTGGTCATGGCCGCTTTCATGATCATCGGGGGCAGGCTGGGGGACATGTGGGGGCGTCGCCGCCTGTTCTTCCTCGGGCTCGTCGTCTACGGCACGGGGTCGGCCCTGACCGCCGCGGCTCCCACGCTGTGGGTCCTCGCGCTCGGCTGGTCGGTCATCGAGGGACTCGGTGCCGCCATGGTGCTGCCGGCCATGGCGGCCCTGGTCGCGGAGTCCTACCGCGGGAGGGACCGTGCCGTCGCCTACGGAGTCATCGGCGGACTCGCCGGTGCCGGAATCGCGGTCGGCCCGCTGCTGGGCGGCTGGGTGACCACGTACCTCACCTGGCGGCTGGTCTTCCTCGGCGAGGTCGTGGTCGTCGTGGTGGTCCTGTTCTTCCACCGGGTGATCAAGGAGTCGGCGCGGACCGGTCCCCGTCTGCGGCTGGACGGCGTCGGTGCCGTCCTCTCGGCGGCAGGACTGGGGCTGGGAGTGCTCGGTGTGCTGCAGAGCGGCACCTGGGGATGGGTACAGCCGCGCAATCCTCCCTTCACCGTCCTGGGCTTCGCTCCGACGCTGTTCGTCGTCGGCGCCGGGGTGGCCGTGCTGGCCGTGTTCGTGCACTGGGAGCGGCGGCGGGAGGCCCATGGCGTGGACCCCTTGGTGCACTTGTCCCTGATGCGCAAGCCCGCCCTGCGATCCGGACTGATGACGTTGGTGAGCCAGAACCTCATCCTGCTGGGACTGTTCTTCACCATCCCGCTGTATCTGCAGGTGGTCCAGGGCTTCGATGCCTTCGAGACGGGGCTGCGGCTGCTGCCGGTGTCGATCACCATGCTCTTGGCCTCCACGGTCGCCTCCCGGGTGGGGCGGCTGGCCGGACCGCGCCGGGTGGTCCGGCTGGCCCTGGCGACCCTGGCCGCGGCCGTCGTGTGGCTGCTGGCCACCATCGACCCCGTCATCGACGACGCACAGTTCGCCGGCGCCATGGCCCTGCTGGGCGTCGGCATGGGACTGCTCGCCTCGCAACTGGGCAACGTCGTCCAGTCCAGCGTGGACGAGGAGGAGCGCAGCGAGGCGGGCGGGCTGCAGTTCACGGCCCAGAACCTGGGCTCCGCACTGGGCACCGCACTCATCGGATCGCTGCTCGTCGGCGCCCTCGCCCACGCCTTCACCACACAGGTGGAGGAGGACCCGCGGCTGTCGGAGGAGGCCCGCGCACAGACCGGTGTCGCCCTGGAGGCCGGAATCACGTTCGTTCCCACCGACCAGGTGCGCTCGGCGGCCGAGCGCGCGGGGCTGCCGCCGTCCGACGTCGACGCCCTCGCGGACTCGTACGCGTCGGCGCAGCTCGACGGGCTGAAGGCGGCGATCCTTGCCGCCGGCGGCATCACGCTCGCCAGTTTCCTCGTCACACCGCATCTGCCGACCGGGCGGGCGAGCCGTTCGGAGCACCCCGACGCCGACGAACCGGCCGAAACGCCCGGTTCGTCGCGCTGA